In the Haloterrigena turkmenica DSM 5511 genome, CTGCGCCGTCGTCTCGACCTGCGCCCACCCACAGATCTCGTTCTCGACGGTCGCCACGTAGAACGCACACACGCCCTCCGAATCGCAGCGGTGTAGCGTTCCGTCGTCCGCCACCGTCGCCGTCGTCGCTCCGTCGCGCGTCCGTTTTCCAGCCACGGATCGCACGACGTCGATCAACTCCGCGTACTCGCTCTCGTTCGCCGGCCGAAACTCGACGGGCGACTCGAGGGCCGAACGCTCGACCGTTTCCGTCTCCGCCAATCGGGACAAGTCGCCGGTAACGTGAAGCCGGTCCCCTTCGTCGACCAGGTATCCGTCGCGCTCGAGCAACGTACGGTGGTGACGGAACGCACGCCTATCGTTGGGAAACAGCTCCTCCTGGAGACGACGAGGCCGGACGGGGCCGTGTTCGGCCACGTACTCGAACACGGACCGTCGCTCCTCGTGGGGGATTTCGGTTACCGCTACTGTACTCGACCGTGACGCGCCGCTATCCGCGCTCGCATTTTCTGACATAGTTTCTCCTGCGCTCACGATTCTCGGTCCGGTAATTGCACGGTACCTCGCGACCGACGATAGTACCGTCGTAAGCGAAGTATATAGTCCCTCTAACCGCCACACCGACGCACACCCGTGACAATATTTGGCACGCGGGTTCGATTGTCGTCGTACCCGCCGGTATTCCAGTCGGCGGCGCCGTGCCCGGCGTGGAATCGGTTTCTCGGTCGACGGAACGTCATCCGGTGGTCTCCTCCAGATCCGCTCGGTAATCGACGTCTCTCCTCACTCCCGAATCGTCGACGTCGATGCGGACGGCGTTCGCGTGGTCCTCGATGAGGCGGCGACCGCCTCGGTCGCCGGACACGGTCGCCAGAGCGTCGTAGTGCCGTCGACCGAACAGCACGGGGTTTCCGCGCTGTTCCTCGTACGTGGGGACGACGATCGTCCCGTCCCCGTTCGCGTACGCGGCGCGCAACGTATCGACGGTCGTCGGAGACACGAACGGCATATCACCGAGCATGAAAACGACGGCGTCCCAGTCCGCGTTCTCCGCGGCGTCGACGCCGACCCGGACCGACGTACTCTGTCCCGCCGCGAAATTTTCGTTGGGCCGGACCGTGAGGTCCAGATCGGTGAGCGCCTCGTTCACTCGGTCCGCTTCGTGCCCGACGACGGCGACGATATCGTCGACGGACGACCGACACAGCGTCTTTGCCGCCCGTCTGACGATTGGTGTTCCCTCGACCTCCGCCAGGAGCTTATTCCCGCCCTCGAAGCGGGTTCCCTCGCCCGCTGCGAGGAGCACTCCGCCAACTTCTGCCGATTCACTGTCGCCGTCCCGGCCGCCGGAAATGGGATTCGGCTCCGAACGATCTGGCATACGATCACGTTCGTGACGTGCCGTAGTGATTCTTTTCCCGTCGCTGTTTCGTTCGACGAAGAGCGCTCCGAGCGACGGTGAGACGGCGCCTTTCCTCGGCGTTCGCTCGGGTTCGATAATCTGCGGTTCGACGGCCGGAGACGTGCATCCGGACCGCCGCCTCGGACGCTCCCCGATCCGCCGTCACGGGGCGTCGCTCTCGACGGCGAGACAAACGTCTCGTTCGAACGACGTCACGAACCCTCGAGCGAATCGAGTCGTGCTCTCGAGTGCGTGTTCGAGTATCCGTCGCGCCGTCTCCTGACGGACCGGCGTATCGGCCTTGTTGACGACGGGTGTAACGTCCGCACCGTCCGGAACGCGTTTCAGCCCACCGCGAGGACTGGCGAGTACGGTACCGATCGCTTCGGGCGTGATCGCGTCGCCGACGGAGAGCCCCGTTATCGCTGCGACGCGTTCCGGACGGTGAACGACGGCGTCCGACAGCGGTTCGCCGACGGCGAGAACCGAGGCCACCGGAACGACGCGGGTCGTCGCGTCGGGGACGACCGGTTCACCGGAGCCGGGAGCCTTGAACTCTCGAGTTCGAGCCCCGTCAGCTTTGACGAGGAGCCAGTCGAAGATCCCGCGGTCGAAAATCGAGGCGAGCGGTTCCGGATCGAAGCCGCGAACTTTCCGGGCGACTCGTTCCGGATCGGGAACCCAGTCTCTCGCGAACGCGACCGGCGGCTCGGTCTCGGTGAGCTTAGACGGCAGCGCCTCGACGTTCGCGACCGTCAGCGGGAGGTCGGGCGGCGGCATCTTCGTCGTCGTCGTGTACCCGACGTCATACCCGCGTTCGGTACCCTCCGTCGCGAGTCGGTGCATCGCGGTCTTCTTCCCGCCGGCGCCGACGAACGAAACGAGCTCCCGGTCGCCGAGGCCCAGCGCATCGGACAGTCGCATACCGTCACTGTGTCCCGGGAGCGAAAATAGGTTTGTGCCGCGCGGGTCGCCCGCGGCGCGGCACATTGAGCCGACACTGTTTTGCGAGTCACTCGCATACATCGACGCATGACGCGCGTGGATGTCAGCGGAGAAGTCTGTCCGCGGCCGGCGCTGATCGTACGCAAGCGGCTCTCCGAACTGGAGGTCGGCGACAGATTGCTGGTCCGTGGCGATTATCCCCCGGCGGAACGGAACCTCTGTCGAATGTGTCGGAAACGCGGATTCACCGTCGCGAAGACCGAAGACGGGACCGACGGGGACGCGTTCGAACTGCGGATCGAGGTGACCGAAGGCGCCGAGATACCGGAGGCCTAGCCGATGACCGATCGTTCCGACGTCGCGGACGTCCGTCTGACCGAGTACGCCGACCTTCACGGGTGTTCCTGCAAGGTCGGCCGGAGCGACCTCGACGACCTCCTTCGAGAGGCGGGCCTGACCGAATCCCGGGACGAACTCCTGTTCGGCGTCGGTGAAGACGCTGCCGCACGGCAACTGACCGACGATCTGGCGCTCGTTTCGACGGTCGATTTCTTCACGCCGATCATCGATGACCCGTACGACTTCGGCCGCGTCGCGGCGTGTAACGCCGCGAGCGACGCCTTCGCCACGGGGGCCGTCGACAACCTCGACTGTCTCGCCGTCCTCGGTCTCCCGCAGGAACTGACGACCGCTGCGCCGATGATCCTGGCCGGCATCGCCGACGCTATCGACGGCATGGGCGGCGTAGTCGCGGGCGGCCACACGATCATCAGTCCGTGGCCGTTCGCCGGAGGCGCCGTCTCCGCGACCGCGCCGCCCGAGGAGCTACTGACCTCACAGCGGGCGACGACGGGTGACCGTCTCTACCTCACGAAACCGCTCGGAACGCAGTCGGCGATGGGAGCGCTGCGCGTCTCGGACGACGAGTTCGTCGATGTCGTCGCGGAGGCCGCGGGACGTTCCGTCCGGACGATCGGCGACGAAGCGGTAGCCTGGATGACGACCCCGAACCGTGCCGCCGCAGTGGCCGCTCGCGACGTCGCGTCCGCGGCGACCGATATAACCGGGTTCGGCCTCGTCGGACAGGCGGAGGTGCTCGCCGACAACGCCGACGTCGGGATCGAGGTGACCCGTCTGCCCGTCATCGAGGGAACCGAGGGACTCTCCGCGCTGTTCGGCTACGGCCTCGAGGACGGCGAAAGTGCGGAGACGAGCGGCGGTTTGCTCCTGTCGGTTCCCCCGTCGCACACTGCGACTCTCGAATCGCGCCTCGATGACGCCGGCGTCTTCTACCGTCAGATCGGACGCGTCACCGATGGCGACGGCGTTTCGCTCCGCGATCCGACCGTAGAGCCGATCGCTCGAGCGGAACGGTAGGGACGCCGGTAGTCAGCGGAGTTTGAGAACGGCCTCGAGGACGCCGCCGCCGAGACACAGCGCTTTATCCGAAATTTTCGTCGGGTCGACGTCGTCGCCGCGCGGATCGATGTCCCCGAGCTTCGTCCCGTCGCCGACCTCGAGTCCGCCGTGGACGAGACCGCGCAC is a window encoding:
- a CDS encoding GNAT family N-acetyltransferase, coding for MSENASADSGASRSSTVAVTEIPHEERRSVFEYVAEHGPVRPRRLQEELFPNDRRAFRHHRTLLERDGYLVDEGDRLHVTGDLSRLAETETVERSALESPVEFRPANESEYAELIDVVRSVAGKRTRDGATTATVADDGTLHRCDSEGVCAFYVATVENEICGWAQVETTAQTRTHHTATITGGVAEERRGAGIGTGLLEYTQKWVDRCGYEKLYQHLPATNQTGIDFLTDRGWVVEATRDDHYLLGESYVDDIILSRAVDS
- a CDS encoding nucleotidyltransferase family protein, yielding MPDRSEPNPISGGRDGDSESAEVGGVLLAAGEGTRFEGGNKLLAEVEGTPIVRRAAKTLCRSSVDDIVAVVGHEADRVNEALTDLDLTVRPNENFAAGQSTSVRVGVDAAENADWDAVVFMLGDMPFVSPTTVDTLRAAYANGDGTIVVPTYEEQRGNPVLFGRRHYDALATVSGDRGGRRLIEDHANAVRIDVDDSGVRRDVDYRADLEETTG
- the yqeC gene encoding selenium cofactor biosynthesis protein YqeC, with the protein product MRLSDALGLGDRELVSFVGAGGKKTAMHRLATEGTERGYDVGYTTTTKMPPPDLPLTVANVEALPSKLTETEPPVAFARDWVPDPERVARKVRGFDPEPLASIFDRGIFDWLLVKADGARTREFKAPGSGEPVVPDATTRVVPVASVLAVGEPLSDAVVHRPERVAAITGLSVGDAITPEAIGTVLASPRGGLKRVPDGADVTPVVNKADTPVRQETARRILEHALESTTRFARGFVTSFERDVCLAVESDAP
- a CDS encoding sulfurtransferase TusA family protein, which encodes MTRVDVSGEVCPRPALIVRKRLSELEVGDRLLVRGDYPPAERNLCRMCRKRGFTVAKTEDGTDGDAFELRIEVTEGAEIPEA
- the selD gene encoding selenide, water dikinase SelD, producing MTDRSDVADVRLTEYADLHGCSCKVGRSDLDDLLREAGLTESRDELLFGVGEDAAARQLTDDLALVSTVDFFTPIIDDPYDFGRVAACNAASDAFATGAVDNLDCLAVLGLPQELTTAAPMILAGIADAIDGMGGVVAGGHTIISPWPFAGGAVSATAPPEELLTSQRATTGDRLYLTKPLGTQSAMGALRVSDDEFVDVVAEAAGRSVRTIGDEAVAWMTTPNRAAAVAARDVASAATDITGFGLVGQAEVLADNADVGIEVTRLPVIEGTEGLSALFGYGLEDGESAETSGGLLLSVPPSHTATLESRLDDAGVFYRQIGRVTDGDGVSLRDPTVEPIARAER